The genomic stretch CGAAATTCCTAGGGGATGGGGTGAAGCCAAGAAGAGAGCACTAACTTGATTTGGGAGGGAGAGTAGTTAGAGAAAAAGACATCTTTATCCTCTGCCTAGAGAGTGTAGAGGTGAACTGGGCAGTGGCAAAGGCACTGGGCcacaaggggagagggagacagatttcGGAGCAGGTGCAGCAATCACACCAGGAGGAAATCTAAGATCTGCGTGGTGTCAGCGGCCCGGATGGGGCCAGGAAGGGGCTTGCTGGCCATGtactctctcccctcctcacagCCCAGGCCAAACCTAGGCTGGGCCCTCAGCAGGCAAGGCTGGAGCAGGTGCCAATGAGCAGTGGGCACAGGTGgctgagaaggcaggggagggggctcaggaacagagggaaggcaggaaaTGGCAGCTGCCCCAGCCTAGCCCATATCCTGCTGCCTGAACAGAAGGGAGTATGGAACTAGTGCTGGTCTGCCATAGAGCTCTTGGGGCCTGTGAGTTACACATACCCCAGTGTCccaattctctttttctcagggCATTAGAGTGCCCTGTGGACCGGGGTGAGGGGTCATAAATTTAGGATCTGCTCTTCTGAGGAACAGTCGCACCTAATGACATCTGGAATCACATGGGATATCTCATTTGCCCTCCTGGGTCTCTTGACAACCTCCTCCACCCTGGGTATGTCTGACACAGCAGacctggccccaaatgtcactCCACTCCAAACCTGATCTGAAAGTTTTGGTACTAGGTGAGGGCATCTGTGGCTTTGTCCACACCTCTCTCCCTCAGCAAACACCCATCTTTTAGTTCCTTGTTAGGACTCAGCCAGGGACACTCCTGTGGAAGGGTGGTCCCAACAGTCAGAGCCCTCACCTCTCCCCAGAGCTACAGCCCTCCCTAGCCTGAATGGCTAGTTCCTGGGAGGGTCAGTGGGTGGAAACCTTCTCCCAGCATCAAGACCCTTTGTTGATCTTAGATTCAGAGCCACACCTAGATTCTTGAGGGCCCCAGCTGAGCCCATGTCTCCTAACCTGAGTTGGGGAAGGACcctgtgggagtggggagaggcggGGATCCAGTATCTAACTGGGTAGAAAAGTGGTGGGACAAAGCTGGGGCAGGCTGGGCAAAGGAGCCAGAGGTGGGACCCAGAGAAACGTGGCCCACCCCTCACCATTCCTCCCCCACATGTACTCCCCCCACTCCAGGAAAAGAAGGGGCAGGAGGTACAGAAGGGTCCAGCTGTGGAGATCGCAAAATTGGATAAACTGCTGAACCTGGTGAGGGAAGTGAAAACAAAGACCTGAGGGCCTGGTCTCAATCCCTGTCCCATTTCTTGAACCCAGTACTTGTAACCCCTGATCCTGGTACCTAAGCCCAGCCTTAGCACCAAGTATGTGACCCAACCCCTGATCAGGTCCCAGTATCTACCCTTAGTATCTCCTTCAGCCCTGGTCCCAGCACCTCACCCCAGGACTCAGCCCTCAACCATTATCGCATCCTACTTTACACAAATAAACCTGTGTCTGGAAACTCACCCCACACCTTTAATTTTTCTACCACAGAGTccccaggaagaggagggaatCTCAGGTTAGAGCCATAGTTCCATTTATTATCCAGCAAACAGTGGGAGGACCCAAGGAGGGGCCCAGCCTGGACACCCTCCCATTATTGCCATGGATTCCAGTTTGCTTCCCCAACCTCAAGGGCCTGGAGGCGATTGGCCTAGGGAGAGGTGGACCCAACCCGTGGCCCTCAGTACGGAGCAGAGTCGAGGTGGCCCTGGCCCTAGCACCAACTCATTgatccccaccccaggcctgtcTACCTAGGGCCACCAGAGCCCCTCTTGGAGCGAGGCTGGCTAGACTCTGGGCTGCTAGGTCCAGCTCCAGACAGGCTGGATTCTGGGTTCTGGACCCCAGGCTGGCTAGACCCTGGGATCCTGATTCCAGGCTCTGGGTGGGGTAGACTTAGGTCCCAGACTCCAGGCTAGGTGAGGGGCCTTCAGGGCTGCAGCAGGTAGCTGCCTTCATGGCTGGgcttctggggtgggggtgccttcTCAGGACACGGGCCAGGGCTGGAGTTGGGACTGGATTCAGAGAGGGAGTCGATGTCCGCAGAGCGGGAATGGCAGGCCCAGCAGAGAATGacccagagcagcagcagcaagaaGCCTACAAGGCCGTTGCAGACGATGGCAATGAGGGCCCCCTGAGAGATGGCTGCCCCCATGACAGGCAGCACCCTCAGACCAGCACAGACCACGGGGCTGGCTCGATGGCAAGGCCCATGCCGAGGCAGGACTCCAGTACAGCTGGCCTTCCAAAGAGGCTGTTCTGTCCACACACTCAATGATTCCTGGGCAATGGAGATGTCCACCTGCAGTCTTGAGCCTGTGGCAGGtacacagcagaggaaagggtggTGAGGAAGGGGTAGGGTGAGGCCTAGGAGGAGAGggataaaaaaagagaatcctgTCCCACATCTCTGGCTTCCCTGGCAGAAGACTTTGGGTCCCGGCAGGCCCAAATAACCCACAGAGCCAACACCCCCATCCTGAGGCTTGgctctgggcacctggatgggggTGTAGCCACAGTGGGGAAGCTAGAGTGGACAGCCTATATCTCATTCTCCTTAGAACCAATGGGCatggcctggccctgcccaccaagcTTCCAGCCCTCAAAAGTGCTGTGAGAATGGATGAGATGAGGAAGCCCAAGGCCTTGAAGGATGGGGATTGTGACCAGTGTTGGTGTGGCCTAGGCGCCTCCCCCTTCTCAGgactccagccagccagccagcccaggAGACCTCCAGAGGTGCCAGCTCAGACAGAGGGAACTTTGTGGAGGCCCTGGCAGGCATGTGTGGGTCTGTGTATCCAAGGCTGTATACTGGGGTGTGCCTCTCTGTGGGACTGTCTCTCCAGGTCAGTTGTGTATGTCTGTATCTGGCTCTTAATCTGTCTTTAGGTTCCCTTGCCTAGATGTGTGCCCCTGCCTCTGTATACCCACCTCTATGTTTGTGCAGCTATGTGGCTCTCTTtatatttgtctctgtctccatctctgagTGTCTGAGTGTCTCTTTTCTCGCCCAGGCTATCTCTGTGTATCTCTGTATCCGTCTCTGTGTGTATGGGTCTCGTGTCTCTCGGTCTTTCTTCCCGGCTGTGTCGCTCTGTCCCCGTGGAcgtgtctctctccccttctccgtGGGGTCTGTCTCTGTAGTTGTGAGTCTCGtgtgtctctttgtgtctgtctctcctcccccccccccccccccggctgtgCCGCTACGTCTCCATATGGGTCTCggtctctttatctctgtctctagTTCTCGGGGCCCGTGCCCGTGGGGGGAGGGCCCCCTTACCTGAGTTGAGCCCGGTGTGCGCGCCCGCGGGAGGGTCCGGGGCTGCGGGATGCTGGGCGCCGACTGAGACTCAGGAGCctgcgggaggggaggggggggctggaGGCGGGCAGGGGCGATGTCACCTCCCCCGGCCCTCCCCCTCGGCCGCGCAGCCTCCGCCGGCCGCTCCCGCCGCGGCGCGACCGGGGCGGCCTCTGCCGCGGGCGGTCTGCGGCGAGCTGGCACCTCCTCCCCCAGGGGCGGTGCCTCCTCCGCGGCCGCGGAGGCTCGCTAGCTCGCTCGGCGGCGctcgggcggcggcggcggcccgggTGCGGGGTTCGGCTAGGCTCGGCTACGTTCGGCTGGGTTCGGCTGGGCTCGACTGGGCTCGGCAGGCAGCAAAAACAGCGGAGAACCTCGCTTCCTGAGAGGCCGGCGCCGGCGGCCTGTGGAGGGCGGAGCCATCTCCGCGCCACTGCTGTCACCCGATTGGCTGGCTGCGCCAGGCTCCTGGGCGATTGGTCGCGCGCTGGGGTGGGGACTGGCTCAACCCTTgtgccggggtggggagggggcgggagaaGGACTGAAGGGACTACTTGGTCTCGATCTCTccgggggaagggggcggggatGAAGCCCACCTACTTTTGGGAATTTCTTGCACCTTCAACACCCGGAAGAGCTGTACATCCAACATCTGAGAAAAGCCTCTGTACCccttatacatgaggaaactgcCCCTCCATATCTGCCTCTGCCGCGGTCATCTGGAGGAAGGCCTTGGGCCCCCCCATCTGGGAGGAGATTGAACCTCCTCATCTGGGAAGCCCCTTGGACTTCTGCACATCCACTCCCACCTGGGGGTGGACTCTGCACCCCCACTTTAGAGGGTTTGTAGGCGGCTTTACATTCCCTGGCCCCAGGAGATGTGAGCAGCTCTGCCAATACAAGTTCTTTGgacatatttattgagttcctacccAGTATTGGTCGGGGGTTCGTGCTTTGCTGCGCTGTGGGAGAGCCTAGGACAGAGAGGAATGCGGTACTCTGAGAGATCGCTCATCCATGGCGGGAATAGGACCAGGCATGACTCTCCATCCTAGAAGCTCCTGACTCTCTCCATCCTAGAGTCTCTCCTAAGAGGAAGATCAACTTGGGCAGGAGCTGTCAGGTAGGCCTTCCTACCCACCTCATACACCAGTGATTTCTAAGTGTTCTGAACTGGACCCTTTTTCCATCCTGCTCTACATATTCTCCATGGATGAGCACAATCCTAAAACTATACCACGAAGACTCTCAATGCTCCCCAATCCAGCCTTAATTTATCTCTGGAATTCTAGACATAGATCGAAGTGCCTTCCAGAATAAGGGTGGTGTTGattcctggttctgccacttaacTAACTTCGTGACCtggagcaagttacttaactcctttttgcctcagcttcttcatctgtaaagttgTTTTAGTAATAGCTACCGCTCAGGGTTGTAATTCACCAATTCATTTATACTGGACCAGCCACATCTCAGCAAATACCAACTGACACAATTCCAAGGACCATATAGCTAAGAGGCCCCTTTCCTCAATGCGGTGAAATTCACATGAGATCCCTATAAATCCAAATGCTATCTTGGAAACCAGTAAGGGAAGGGTAAGGTAATCTGAAAGACTGAGTCATCCAAACTTACTGAATTACTTAGAGactgtctaaaataaatttttagaccCTACTGACTTTACCAGAATGGATTTAGTTCCCTTGCCCCTGTTACCCAGCAAGGGTGGGGGCATTGTGAGCAAGATCAATTACTTCTAGGAAACAGAGGAGACTTATATTGCACATCTGTCATGTGAGTGAATTTGTGACCCAGCTgcaggagtttggattttatcctgaaaacagtggggagccactgaaaatttttgagcagaggagtaaaTGTGATCATATCCAGAAATTAGAGGGATGATATGGGCTGCTGGGTGGAAGGAGAGATTGAAGGCATTTGACAGTGAAGGCAAAGAGTAATGACAAAGGACTGAAATGATGTAGGGGAAGAAgattggagagaaaaagagaacaatgaGAATATTTAGGAATTACAACTGGCAGGACTTAGAGACTTAGACCTACAGGACATGAGGAGTAAGAGGGAGAATAAAGTCTGGGATAACTCCCAGGTCGGTGACTAGGGATACTGtgatgccatttactgagatagaAAACACACGAAAAGGGGTGAGTTTCAACAGGGGttggggtggtgtgtgtgtggggggagatgGAGGATGATGAATTGTTTTAGGTATGCTAGATTTGAGGTACCAATTGGACACCCAAGTTGAGATGTCCCATAGACAGTTGGGTAAGCAGGTCTGGGGTTCAGGCTCAAGACATGTTGTGAGTTATCAGAAAATGAGTAGTAGTCAAATCAGAAAAGTGGACGAGCTCACCGAAGAATAAGACCtggttcaaaaacaaaaaaacaaaaaacatttataatcagATACTGAAACCTAAAGACAGGAATGCCTCAGGAACAACTGGAACTAATAGTCACAGAAGCCATTAggttctctctccacctctcatcTGTTACTTTGTGCCAGTCTCTCCTCTGTTCTCCCCTGCCCCTATCATCCTCATCTCCAGACTGGCTTTCAATGCTTTTCTGGTCTACATGGTAAAAAACATCACTTCAGACAGTCACAAAGCTTCACAATCTTATTGTCTAGGCACTCAACAAGacactggtttctttttcttggttacaGTCTGCAAATTCCTCAGAAAGTACTCTGATTGGCTCAGCTTAGTTAGATGCTTAATTCTAGACCAATCAACTGTGGTCAAGAGATGGATGAGGCTCAGATTGCCTAACATGGCATTGGGGGACAGAGGGGTGGTCCTAGGAGAAGACAGAATGCAGACTGGCAGGTGTTTGCCCTAGTCCACCCCTTGtttgcccaacacacacacatcattttcTTATATGTATGATTCCAAAAATGTCCCCACCTACATATTCCAGCCATTCCATGATATTTCTGCCAGTAAATTCACCTCCTCTCTagtatagagcagatcaatgacaCATCCAGCTACTGCTTCTGGGGTTATATCATAGCACCATTGTTCTTCATATATAGGTTCTCTGGGTATTGTCCCTTCATGTTCCAGTCAGTTTTCTATAAGGTGTGAATATGGCTTCTAATAATCTCATTACCTTTGTTTGAACTGCCTTTGAACTCCTTTAAACCATtacccccaaccccccaaaaaaactcaGCAAATACCAACTGACACAAACCCCCAAATTCCTGATATCTAGagatggaagaaataaagaataaaatggagtAAAAGGAAAGCACTATAAgggcggctcagttggctaagcatctgactcttgatcacggctcaggtcatgatcttctagTTGGTAGGagatctttccctctctcttcgcccccctgcctcaaaaataaataaataaacaaacagataaataaataaatataaggaaggaaagaaagaaagaaaga from Panthera uncia isolate 11264 chromosome D4, Puncia_PCG_1.0, whole genome shotgun sequence encodes the following:
- the ENHO gene encoding adropin, producing the protein MGAAISQGALIAIVCNGLVGFLLLLLWVILCWACHSRSADIDSLSESSPNSSPGPCPEKAPPPQKPSHEGSYLLQP